GAACAAAATGAAAATCGGAAAGATTGGAAACTAATCTTCTGAACATTTCCTCAGGGAATGGGGAATATTTGCGGAAAGTTCTTAAGCCTGCTTCCAGGTGTAATACCGGTTTTCTCAGCAGGAATGCAGTAAAAGCGGCGGCATAAGTGGTAAATGTATCGCCCTGAACAATAATGATATCAGGATTGATCGCTCTGATGATTTGCCCAATTCTGCCGGAACGTCTTTCTTCGGTCATGTTCAGCATAGTTCTTTCATTGAAGTCGGGAGTGATTTTGAAAAATTTGATCACATCATCAGCCAATTCATCATGCTGTCTTGTGTGGAAGACTCTTACGTCCATTTTTTCGTTTAACTTAAAAATAACAGGAGCCAGTTTGATTATCTCAGGTCTGGTTCCAAAAATAACTAATGCCTTCATTCGCCCATCCTTTTTTCCGCCAGGCTTATCACCAATTGTTGTTCCAGCGGAACATTCTCTTTATCACTATAAAATTCACTAAAATTATTCCAGATAGTTTTTTTTATAAGTGGTTGGTCGTCAACTAATTTGTATAGAATTGGGAAAAGTTGCGCATAGGCATCGGGATAGAAAATATTCCAATCGGAAGTATGAACTGTCTTATCATCGACAGCCCAGTTGAAATTCTGATTTTGATGATTGTAGAAATAATTAAAAATTCCGTGTCTGAGAGAAATAGCAATATCATCATAGTAATTTTCCAGTTCCCAGCCCATCAGCTTCGATAGTTCAGTAAAAGCGATCAAACCTCCATATACTTCGCAATTATCCATCAGATATTTTGTGTCGGATTGCGGGATAGCACTTGTCAAACCGTCATCATCCTGAAGATGAGCAATCGTATAGGCGATGTCTTTGATCTGAGTTTTGAATCTGGCAATAAAACTCTGATCGCCGGTAAGTTTGACGTATTCGTTCAGCAAGATCAGGAAAGTAGCAGAGTAGGAATCTACCGAATCATAAGTTTCGGAGGATATTTCTTCTCCTTCCTGTGAAATATGAAAATCATAAATACTACCAGTAAGTCCATGTTTATCGGGATAGTTTAATTTTGTAAAGATCCATTCGATGTATTTTTTTATGTGCTTTCTGCTTTTGCGATTTTCCAGTCTGTCTATGGCAAATAGATTCAGAGTGTAGGGAATTACATAATTATTTTCTGCAACTTCACTGTACCAGCTGAATACTTTCAGAGCTGGATGCTGTGAACAAGTAACTAAAAGTAGACTAACGAAGATTACAAATAATATTTTTTTCATATACTTCTTCCGTTATGTTTACATAATAATAATCTTTCGATTCCTCGATATAAAATCCTCTTCCAGGCGGTTTTCGACACAAATATTTTGGAATTGCTACGCTGATACCTTCCAAACCTTGAGGATTTGACAATTCCACTACCATTAAATTATCTCGCAGAATAAAATTGTATTTGGTCTGCAGCATTTTGTGAATGAAATCTGTGAAATAAGACATTGGTTTAACGATTAATTTATCTTCTCCTTTCAAAATTTCCATCCGATCCAGGAAATCTTGGAATGATTCTATATATTGCGGATTATCTTCAAAATCGTAGAGATGAGAATAACACAGAAAAATGGTTCTATTGGTTACAACATAATCCAGAGAACCATCTAACCATTTTCGATATCTATCAACGCTCACATCAGCCCAACCCAATTCCTGCACGGAAACCATTCTGTGAAAGGGCATTACAGGAAAGGCAATGACTTTTTCCGAAACCATTTTGCCGTGAGAAAAAGTTCTGTTTGGTCGCGATCCCGAATCTCCCGGATAATAATAACAAGTAAATCCTAATTTTTCTAAAATTCTGGTCATAAGCGGTTGCGGATGAACTCCATTGGGAGCAGCATATTCCTTTATATCATAGTGGGTTATCATAGACAAAACCTGGCTATTCAATTTTACATAATATTCAATTTCTTCTGGTGATAAATCATTATCTACCAGCCTGTCTGCAAACCAGTTATGAGCCCAGCCGCCATGCGATCCAATGGCTCCATACTGCATCATTTTTCTTATCAGGTCAGGATGTCGAGATGCATCGAATCCCATTTCATCGCCTTCTTCATTCACGAAATCACCAGCTGTGATATGAAAAGAAGAGGGTAATGATTTTCGCAGAAAACCCAATTTCTCGAAGCGATTGATGTTTTTTATTTCTCTATAGTTATCAATATGCCAGTTGATGACAATTCCGCCTTTGTTGAGCGGAGTATTGCAGAGGTAGGGAATATGAGAAATGTCGAACAGAAAAACACGCAGAAAAGTTCTGATCAGAAGGTCATCCGAGCCATAAGCTTTTAAATATCCCAAGGGAATATTGGCAAAAAGAACATTTCCTTTTCCCTGCTTTTTGTGGAATGTGTTGGGCAATATCTTACCATCTTCATAAACTGAAGAGGCATAAACTTTTTTGTTATCAACGAAGTTTATATCTACTTTGGCAACAGGATAAGAAAGTTTCCCATATTGATAGCCTGTGAGTGTAAATTCTTCATCCATTTTTCCACAGGGAATTTCAAAAAGGTCAACAGCCTGCTGATCCTTGAATCTGA
The Candidatus Cloacimonadota bacterium DNA segment above includes these coding regions:
- a CDS encoding polysaccharide deacetylase family protein, whose protein sequence is MAENIKKAYESVLEEEGVPFRWETHGNLWRQSPEKVLKKSNVLLFPDYLTEQIPYEFSVWVEDFIDLGGNVFIVYNCGTREDNGSYREKAVFTRLLGLNYITYNEYNSLAFQMANIRFKDQQAVDLFEIPCGKMDEEFTLTGYQYGKLSYPVAKVDINFVDNKKVYASSVYEDGKILPNTFHKKQGKGNVLFANIPLGYLKAYGSDDLLIRTFLRVFLFDISHIPYLCNTPLNKGGIVINWHIDNYREIKNINRFEKLGFLRKSLPSSFHITAGDFVNEEGDEMGFDASRHPDLIRKMMQYGAIGSHGGWAHNWFADRLVDNDLSPEEIEYYVKLNSQVLSMITHYDIKEYAAPNGVHPQPLMTRILEKLGFTCYYYPGDSGSRPNRTFSHGKMVSEKVIAFPVMPFHRMVSVQELGWADVSVDRYRKWLDGSLDYVVTNRTIFLCYSHLYDFEDNPQYIESFQDFLDRMEILKGEDKLIVKPMSYFTDFIHKMLQTKYNFILRDNLMVVELSNPQGLEGISVAIPKYLCRKPPGRGFYIEESKDYYYVNITEEVYEKNIICNLR